The following are encoded in a window of Maridesulfovibrio ferrireducens genomic DNA:
- a CDS encoding MFS transporter yields the protein MDDAKKKGVILAVSVTQFTMPFMFSAVGIALPAIGREFGASGLDLSLIESIYIGGVAALLLPFGRFSDMHGRQPVFRLGVLLYAIFTLLLGFSQDINTVILLRLGQGISGALAIATNMALLTDCVPLKERGRAMGLAVAAVYVGLSVGPYLGGLIATHLGWRWIFYMGTIPLGISYIVAHRSLNGKFRSSDEKFDYAGSAVVIFSVAALVFGGTSLNAGWPGVVMLLSGVVGFTVFIFMQDRTEFPLVDLVLFKERRDFSDAALVQFISYAGTFGIVFLFSLYLQSVKAMTPHQAGVVLVVQPIVQAVLSPLVGRLSDNFYPRIIAMAGMIVCTIGSIMGAAVGPETSLAYLYTMFVVLGVGFALFSSPNMIIMMGSVPPSRFGFASAITGGLRTLGMVASMVIIAIFISIYMGDTLVSPESAVSYMKVMHYSLITLSGLCVLGVIISILCVYRRFYGNCEVAKDDLCVQSAVSRKED from the coding sequence ATGGATGATGCAAAAAAAAAGGGCGTAATCTTAGCCGTTTCTGTTACTCAATTTACGATGCCGTTTATGTTTTCCGCAGTTGGAATTGCATTACCTGCAATCGGTCGTGAATTCGGGGCAAGCGGACTTGATCTAAGTCTGATTGAATCAATATATATCGGTGGAGTTGCCGCGTTGCTTCTTCCTTTCGGAAGATTTTCAGATATGCACGGAAGGCAGCCTGTTTTCAGGCTGGGCGTGCTTTTATATGCGATATTTACGCTTTTGTTAGGTTTTTCGCAGGACATCAATACTGTAATTCTGCTCAGGTTGGGTCAGGGTATTTCAGGTGCATTGGCAATTGCTACAAATATGGCTCTGTTAACTGACTGTGTTCCTCTGAAAGAACGTGGTCGAGCGATGGGGCTTGCGGTTGCCGCTGTTTATGTAGGCCTATCCGTAGGGCCTTATTTAGGTGGATTAATTGCAACTCATCTGGGCTGGCGTTGGATTTTTTATATGGGAACAATTCCCTTAGGCATAAGTTATATTGTTGCCCATCGGAGTTTGAATGGAAAATTTCGTTCATCCGATGAAAAATTTGATTATGCCGGAAGCGCGGTAGTAATCTTTTCAGTGGCGGCATTGGTTTTCGGTGGAACCAGTTTGAATGCCGGGTGGCCGGGAGTAGTCATGCTGTTGTCCGGAGTGGTTGGATTCACAGTTTTTATTTTCATGCAGGATCGAACAGAGTTTCCACTTGTAGATTTGGTGCTCTTTAAGGAACGAAGAGATTTTTCGGATGCAGCTCTTGTGCAGTTTATAAGCTATGCCGGGACATTCGGGATTGTTTTCCTTTTCAGCTTATATTTACAGAGTGTTAAGGCAATGACACCGCATCAAGCCGGAGTTGTTCTGGTTGTGCAGCCTATCGTTCAAGCTGTTTTATCGCCTCTTGTCGGGAGATTGTCCGATAATTTTTATCCGCGTATAATTGCAATGGCAGGAATGATTGTGTGTACAATTGGATCTATCATGGGTGCGGCTGTCGGACCTGAAACTTCGCTTGCATATTTGTACACAATGTTTGTCGTGCTAGGCGTTGGATTTGCACTGTTTTCTTCCCCCAATATGATCATAATGATGGGGAGCGTGCCGCCTTCGAGATTTGGTTTCGCGTCAGCTATAACTGGCGGGTTGAGAACCCTCGGTATGGTTGCAAGTATGGTGATTATAGCAATTTTTATTTCAATATATATGGGAGATACTCTCGTATCTCCTGAATCTGCTGTTTCATATATGAAAGTTATGCACTATTCACTGATAACACTTTCAGGCTTATGCGTGCTGGGTGTTATTATCTCAATTCTCTGTGTTTACAGACGTTTTTACGGAAATTGCGAGGTTGCCAAGGATGACCTTTGTGTGCAATCTGCGGTCAGCAGAAAGGAGGATTAA
- a CDS encoding MarR family winged helix-turn-helix transcriptional regulator has translation MKKYASFGYMNAQMVRLHKAILADKLSAIGITYGQIGFIMQALRNPGRNQDELSHVLSVDKAATARALAKLVKLGFLVREENPENRREKLVYPTEKAEGIKEDLHQALQAANELMMSDLDESEKEVLMKMLKRMIDTGRESLGMSSVWDIL, from the coding sequence ATGAAAAAATATGCATCGTTTGGATATATGAACGCACAGATGGTGCGTCTTCACAAGGCTATTCTGGCTGATAAATTGAGCGCAATCGGTATTACTTACGGTCAGATAGGTTTTATTATGCAGGCTCTGAGGAATCCCGGGCGGAATCAAGATGAACTTTCGCATGTACTGAGCGTGGATAAAGCTGCGACCGCACGTGCATTGGCTAAACTCGTAAAACTTGGTTTTTTAGTCAGAGAAGAAAATCCTGAGAACAGGCGGGAAAAATTAGTTTACCCGACCGAAAAAGCGGAAGGAATAAAAGAAGATCTTCACCAAGCATTGCAGGCCGCAAATGAGTTGATGATGTCTGATCTGGATGAATCTGAAAAAGAAGTTTTAATGAAAATGCTTAAAAGAATGATCGATACCGGGCGGGAATCTTTAGGAATGTCTTCAGTTTGGGATATCCTTTAA
- a CDS encoding lysylphosphatidylglycerol synthase transmembrane domain-containing protein translates to MNYPEPKTNRFRALLSSSIKTAIAAGLIYWLIKSGSIRLEFLFVSLDKLPALLTGCVILLIGLSISAFRFKELLKGAGAPINTLKCLKITSIMYFFSQCVLGPTSGDFARYYYTVKETEKGTQTGAAIMADRIIGTMGLFGLSGLGMILNWSLVESSPELRSVAVPMLGLLCGLWLSFFLGILSLIKGRYAALYIGIPILVSIIVISYTDRASFLAVELTPMLILVSIISIFAALIAPEFLENGWFYRNLFNSSKIGSKIGQLVSALLIYRNCPLILLKTVLITAVQHFLLILSLYFFSQAQNLPAIPNFHEIFFSAPIAFLAGIIPAPAAGLGVNEAAFETLLSLVSSGTVSAGASIYLMMRIWTTLFSLSGIPFILRENRKRVAS, encoded by the coding sequence TTGAATTACCCTGAGCCAAAGACAAATCGCTTCAGAGCTCTCCTTTCATCAAGTATTAAGACCGCCATTGCAGCGGGCTTAATCTACTGGCTCATAAAATCCGGCAGCATCCGTCTTGAATTTCTTTTTGTATCTTTAGATAAACTCCCGGCGCTGCTTACAGGATGTGTCATTCTTCTCATTGGACTATCTATCAGCGCTTTTCGCTTTAAGGAGCTGCTCAAGGGAGCTGGAGCACCCATTAATACTCTGAAATGTTTAAAAATTACATCTATTATGTATTTCTTTTCTCAATGCGTACTTGGTCCGACAAGTGGTGACTTCGCAAGATATTATTATACAGTAAAAGAAACAGAAAAAGGGACACAAACCGGCGCCGCAATTATGGCTGACAGGATCATCGGAACCATGGGACTATTCGGTCTATCCGGCCTAGGCATGATTCTCAACTGGTCGCTAGTGGAATCTTCACCTGAACTCCGCTCAGTAGCAGTACCCATGCTCGGCCTTCTATGCGGCCTCTGGCTCTCGTTCTTTCTTGGAATTCTGTCATTAATAAAGGGTAGATACGCCGCACTTTACATAGGCATTCCTATTTTAGTTTCTATCATCGTAATATCATATACTGACAGGGCATCGTTTTTAGCTGTCGAATTAACCCCTATGCTTATTCTCGTATCGATTATTTCAATTTTTGCGGCATTAATCGCACCGGAATTTTTAGAAAACGGATGGTTTTATAGAAACCTTTTCAACAGCTCCAAGATAGGCTCTAAAATAGGTCAGCTTGTATCCGCACTGCTGATATACCGGAACTGCCCCTTAATACTTTTAAAAACTGTTTTAATAACTGCGGTGCAACACTTTCTCTTAATTTTATCGCTATATTTCTTTTCACAGGCTCAGAACTTACCTGCGATTCCCAATTTCCATGAAATATTTTTTTCGGCACCGATTGCTTTTCTTGCCGGAATAATTCCAGCTCCTGCGGCCGGACTCGGTGTCAACGAAGCAGCTTTTGAAACTCTTCTGTCACTTGTTTCCAGCGGAACCGTCTCAGCTGGAGCTTCAATTTACCTTATGATGCGAATATGGACTACCCTGTTCAGTTTATCGGGGATTCC